In a single window of the Hippocampus zosterae strain Florida chromosome 6, ASM2543408v3, whole genome shotgun sequence genome:
- the LOC127602019 gene encoding G-protein coupled receptor-associated protein LMBRD2B-like isoform X5 has translation MSGVALGLVLASVFFLALALLHRYGDLKKQQPIVLLGTLASWYLCFLIVFVLPLDVSTTIYKQCLLDNTHHPSPVSPTRISYLMENGSTLSPTESAPSVCEKPWSYIPEGVLPVFWRVVYWTSQFLTWLLLPFMQSYARSGAFSLVGKVKAAIVENAIYYGTYLLIFIFLVIYVVAHPKWRLTWTEFQTICITAANTWGLFLLVLLLGYGLVEIPRSYWLSSCHTHLLAKTYFKVAKMACEKVSAEENLADVMEEVSVINVSVKYNHSLRECVDTILTKCPTEYQQEMGSDAEHSCNDQTVLPTKRGLVQLHKKVIAAVQRCRQTRVQWSMLLERIFHLEDAAKSRGNPMCHFVRSFTATERDGCIRRFLYTPKVEWYWECVFRQVVYKLLAFLLFFLSVAVVWSECTFFSMRPVLSLFAIIVRMTEQQRYYVCTEAVCFITIIFLCVCVYSTVFQIRVFNYYYLAPHHQTDAYSLQFSGMLFCRLTPPLCLNFLGLIHMDPAVSQQDRLHTSYTSIMGSMHLLSFISNGFYIYYPVLVLLLCFATLSKKKKTTEKYRCSK, from the exons ATGAGCGGCGTGGCGCTGGGCCTGGTGCTCGCATCTGTGTTCTTCCTGGCGCTTGCCCTTCTCCATCGCTATGGTGACCTGAAGAAGCAGCAGCCGATcgtcctgctggggactctgGCATCCTGGTACCTCTGCTTCCTCATCGTCTTTGTCCTGCCGCTGGATGTCAGCACG ACCATCTACAAGCAATGTCTGTTGGATAACACACATCATCCTTCCCCTGTTTCGCCAACAAGAATCTCTTATTTGATGGAAAATGGCTCCACTCTTTCCCCAACTGAGAG tgcaccaagtgtgtgtgaaaaGCCATGGAGTTACATACCAGAGGGTGTGCTACCTGTCTTCTGGAGAGTTGTGTATTGGACCTCTCAGTTTCTCACCTG GTTGCTGCTGCCCTTCATGCAGTCGTACGCGCGGTCGGGCGCGTTCTCCCTGGTGGGAAAGGTGAAAGCCGCAATTGTTGAGAATGCTATCTACTATGGCACCTACCTGCTCATCTTCATCTTTTTGGTCATCTACGTCGTTGCGCACCCAAAGTGGCGACTCACATG GACTGAGTTTCAGACCATCTGCATCACAGCTGCCAACACGTGGGGCCTTTTTCTGCTGGTGCTGTTGCTGGGCTATGGCCTGGTAGAAATTCCACGTTCCTACTGGCTGTCATCCTGCCACACCCACTTATTGGCCAAGACTTACTTCAAGGTAGCAAAGATGGCCTGTGAAAAGGTGTCGGCTGAGGAGAACTTGGCCGATGTCATGGAG GAGGTGTCAGTCATCAATGTGTCAGTCAAGTACAACCACTCGCTCAGGGAGTGTGTGGATACCATTTTGACCAAG TGTCCCACAGAGTACCAGCAGGAGATGGGCAGCGACGCGGAACATTCCTGTAACGATCAGACCGTCCTTCCAACCAAAAGAGGCCTCGTTCAGCTTCATAAAAAA gTGATCGCTGCTGTGCAGCGGTGCCGTCAGACTCGCGTTCAGTGGTCCATGTTGTTGGAGCGGATTTTCCATCTTGAAGATGCCGCTAAGAGCCGCGGCAACCCCATGTGCCACTTTGTGCGCAGCTTCACTGCCACAGAGCGAGACGGCTGCATCCGAAGGTTTCTTTACACACCTAAAGTAG aGTGGTACTGGGAGTGTGTGTTCCGTCAGGTGGTCTACAAGCTGCTGGCATTTctgctcttcttcctctctGTGGCGGTGGTGTGGTCCGAGTGCACCTTCTTCAGCATGCGTCCCGTTCTCTCCCTCTTCGCCATTATTGTCCGTATGACTGAACAGCAACGCTACTATGTTTGTACTGAG GCGGTGTGTTTCATCACCATCATCTTCCTGTGCGTTTGCGTTTACTCTACCGTGTTCCAGATCCGTGTATTCAACTACTACTACCTGGCGCCGCATCACCAGACAGACGCCTACAGCCTGCAGTTCAGCGGCAT GTTGTTTTGTCGCCTGACTCCTCCCCTGTGCCTCAACTTCCTGGGTCTGATCCACATGGATCCCGCCGTATCCCAACAGGACCGATTACACACGTCCTATACATCT ATAATGGGCTCCATGCATCTCCTGTCCTTCATATCCAACGGCTTCTACATCTACTACCCAGTGTTGGTATTGCTTCTCTGCTTTGCCACACTTTCCAA aaagaagaaaacgaCAGAAAAGTATCGATGCAGCAAATAG
- the LOC127602019 gene encoding G-protein coupled receptor-associated protein LMBRD2B-like isoform X4, whose translation MENGSTLSPTESAPSVCEKPWSYIPEGVLPVFWRVVYWTSQFLTWLLLPFMQSYARSGAFSLVGKVKAAIVENAIYYGTYLLIFIFLVIYVVAHPKWRLTWTEFQTICITAANTWGLFLLVLLLGYGLVEIPRSYWLSSCHTHLLAKTYFKVAKMACEKVSAEENLADVMEEVSVINVSVKYNHSLRECVDTILTKCPTEYQQEMGSDAEHSCNDQTVLPTKRGLVQLHKKVIAAVQRCRQTRVQWSMLLERIFHLEDAAKSRGNPMCHFVRSFTATERDGCIRRFLYTPKVEWYWECVFRQVVYKLLAFLLFFLSVAVVWSECTFFSMRPVLSLFAIIVRMTEQQRYYVCTEAVCFITIIFLCVCVYSTVFQIRVFNYYYLAPHHQTDAYSLQFSGMLFCRLTPPLCLNFLGLIHMDPAVSQQDRLHTSYTSIMGSMHLLSFISNGFYIYYPVLVLLLCFATLSNLGSRCLNLLGVHQYVTDDDLSLDLVDEGKELVRRERRKRQKSIDAANRRFAWRERYGGTQGASGGSRTGYTEIKDEQETEVKKSIISFSWRKSDEQQRSLLHTSDDG comes from the exons ATGGAAAATGGCTCCACTCTTTCCCCAACTGAGAG tgcaccaagtgtgtgtgaaaaGCCATGGAGTTACATACCAGAGGGTGTGCTACCTGTCTTCTGGAGAGTTGTGTATTGGACCTCTCAGTTTCTCACCTG GTTGCTGCTGCCCTTCATGCAGTCGTACGCGCGGTCGGGCGCGTTCTCCCTGGTGGGAAAGGTGAAAGCCGCAATTGTTGAGAATGCTATCTACTATGGCACCTACCTGCTCATCTTCATCTTTTTGGTCATCTACGTCGTTGCGCACCCAAAGTGGCGACTCACATG GACTGAGTTTCAGACCATCTGCATCACAGCTGCCAACACGTGGGGCCTTTTTCTGCTGGTGCTGTTGCTGGGCTATGGCCTGGTAGAAATTCCACGTTCCTACTGGCTGTCATCCTGCCACACCCACTTATTGGCCAAGACTTACTTCAAGGTAGCAAAGATGGCCTGTGAAAAGGTGTCGGCTGAGGAGAACTTGGCCGATGTCATGGAG GAGGTGTCAGTCATCAATGTGTCAGTCAAGTACAACCACTCGCTCAGGGAGTGTGTGGATACCATTTTGACCAAG TGTCCCACAGAGTACCAGCAGGAGATGGGCAGCGACGCGGAACATTCCTGTAACGATCAGACCGTCCTTCCAACCAAAAGAGGCCTCGTTCAGCTTCATAAAAAA gTGATCGCTGCTGTGCAGCGGTGCCGTCAGACTCGCGTTCAGTGGTCCATGTTGTTGGAGCGGATTTTCCATCTTGAAGATGCCGCTAAGAGCCGCGGCAACCCCATGTGCCACTTTGTGCGCAGCTTCACTGCCACAGAGCGAGACGGCTGCATCCGAAGGTTTCTTTACACACCTAAAGTAG aGTGGTACTGGGAGTGTGTGTTCCGTCAGGTGGTCTACAAGCTGCTGGCATTTctgctcttcttcctctctGTGGCGGTGGTGTGGTCCGAGTGCACCTTCTTCAGCATGCGTCCCGTTCTCTCCCTCTTCGCCATTATTGTCCGTATGACTGAACAGCAACGCTACTATGTTTGTACTGAG GCGGTGTGTTTCATCACCATCATCTTCCTGTGCGTTTGCGTTTACTCTACCGTGTTCCAGATCCGTGTATTCAACTACTACTACCTGGCGCCGCATCACCAGACAGACGCCTACAGCCTGCAGTTCAGCGGCAT GTTGTTTTGTCGCCTGACTCCTCCCCTGTGCCTCAACTTCCTGGGTCTGATCCACATGGATCCCGCCGTATCCCAACAGGACCGATTACACACGTCCTATACATCT ATAATGGGCTCCATGCATCTCCTGTCCTTCATATCCAACGGCTTCTACATCTACTACCCAGTGTTGGTATTGCTTCTCTGCTTTGCCACACTTTCCAA CCTTGGTTCTCGCTGTTTGAATCTGCTGGGCGTCCATCAATATGTCACCGATGACGACCTGAGCTTGGATCTAGTGGATGAGGGCAAGGAGCTTGTCAGGAGAG aaagaagaaaacgaCAGAAAAGTATCGATGCAGCAAATAGAAGATTT GCATGGAGAGAGCGATATGGAGGAACCCAAGGGGCCTCCGGTGGGAGCAGAACTGGTTACACTGAAATTAAAGACGAGCAGGAAACAGAAGTCAAGAAAAGCA tTATCTCTTTCAGTTGGCGCAAGTCAGACGAGCAGCAGAGGAGTTTACTGCACACCAGTGACGATGGATAA
- the golm1 gene encoding Golgi membrane protein 1, with the protein MGGLVNGRRGGRSPPLMIVALVACILVLGFNYWVSSSRNLELQTKLYELEGQVRRGVAERGADEVKKSEFQKEIHRQKDQIGLLESHYKNQLEGARDTCIQEKASLQQNISTSTKTIQELKGQLNQMNDDLVKLQKELQACQSNVKTLNDKLTYDMTQCNSQILTQKELCDERVAAAKLEVQKMMTKLTHIQDEKAEDNGVNAEGETTNASLKGSADFSHSSNLTTAKADERFAAYANNIFKEKGAAADEEDVHQSDMTKDGTKKPAMALPAQTSKFSLSNNLTQVDVLASPGQGVDPGTERVLIGQGEANMTALEEKLENYDRDDKQVLGGELGQDKQQQMRRDETIDKIMEDELADYNGDDDNEGEFEADKQAELAQN; encoded by the exons ATGGGTGGTCTGGTCAACGGGCGGCGTGGAGGAAGGTCTCCGCCTTTAATGATCGTCGCCCTGGTCGCGTGCATCCTGGTTCTGGGCTTCAACTACTGGGTGTCCAGCTCGCGTAACCTTGAGCTCCAG ACCAAGCTGTACGAACTGGAGGGCCAAGTGCGTCGCGGAGTGGCAGAGCGCGGCGCTGACGAGGTGAAAAAATCAGAGTTCCAGAAAGAGATCCACAGGCAGAAGGATCAAATTGGACTCCTCGAGAGTCACTATAAGAACCAGCTGGAGGGGGCGCGGGACACCTGCATCCAGGAGAAG GCATCATTGCAGCAGAACATTTCCACCAGCACCAAAACCATACAAGAACTTAAAG GCCAACTGAATCAAATGAATGACGACCTGGTGAAGCTTCAGAAGGAGCTGCAGGCTTGCCAGAGCAACGTCAAAACCCTCAACGACAAACTCACGTATGACAT gACACAATGTAACTCACAGATCCTGACACAGAAGGAACTGTGTGACGAGCGAGTGGCCGCCGCCAAACTGGAAGTCCAGAAGATGATGACCAAGCTCACCCACATCCAG GATGAGAAGGCAGAGGACAATGGTGTCAATGCGGAAGGCGAGACGACGAACGCGTCCCTGAAGGGCTCGGCTGACTTCAGCCACTCCTCCAATCTCACGACGGCCAAAGCCGACGAGCGTTTTGCAGCGTACGCCAACAACATATTTAAGGAGAAAG GTGCTGCAGCGGACGAGGAGGACGTCCACCAGTCGGATATGACAAAAGATGGAACAAAAAAGCCTGCCATGGCCCTTCCGGCACAGACCAGCAAATTCTCTTTGTCAAATAACCTGACGCAAGTGGACGTGTTAGCTTCCCCGGGCCAAG GAGTGGACCCGGGAACAGAACGTGTTCTGATTGGCCAAGGGGAAGCCAACATGACCGCCTTGGAAGAGAAACTGGAGAATTATGACCGTGATGACAAGCAGGTGCTGGGAGGAGAACTGGGTCAGGACAAACAGCAGCAAATGAGACGGGATGAAACCAtag acaaaataatggaggATGAGCTGGCCGACTACAACGGCGACGACGACAACGAAGGAGAGTTTGAGGCTGACAAGCAAGCTGAACTGGCTCAGAATTAA
- the LOC127602019 gene encoding G-protein coupled receptor-associated protein LMBRD2B-like isoform X3, with product MSGVALGLVLASVFFLALALLHRYGDLKKQQPIVLLGTLASWYLCFLIVFVLPLDVSTTIYKQCLLDNTHHPSPVSPTRISYLMENGSTLSPTESAPSVCEKPWSYIPEGVLPVFWRVVYWTSQFLTWLLLPFMQSYARSGAFSLVGKVKAAIVENAIYYGTYLLIFIFLVIYVVAHPKWRLTWTEFQTICITAANTWGLFLLVLLLGYGLVEIPRSYWLSSCHTHLLAKTYFKVAKMACEKVSAEENLADVMEEVSVINVSVKYNHSLRECVDTILTKVIAAVQRCRQTRVQWSMLLERIFHLEDAAKSRGNPMCHFVRSFTATERDGCIRRFLYTPKVEWYWECVFRQVVYKLLAFLLFFLSVAVVWSECTFFSMRPVLSLFAIIVRMTEQQRYYVCTEAVCFITIIFLCVCVYSTVFQIRVFNYYYLAPHHQTDAYSLQFSGMLFCRLTPPLCLNFLGLIHMDPAVSQQDRLHTSYTSIMGSMHLLSFISNGFYIYYPVLVLLLCFATLSNLGSRCLNLLGVHQYVTDDDLSLDLVDEGKELVRRERRKRQKSIDAANRRFAWRERYGGTQGASGGSRTGYTEIKDEQETEVKKSIISFSWRKSDEQQRSLLHTSDDG from the exons ATGAGCGGCGTGGCGCTGGGCCTGGTGCTCGCATCTGTGTTCTTCCTGGCGCTTGCCCTTCTCCATCGCTATGGTGACCTGAAGAAGCAGCAGCCGATcgtcctgctggggactctgGCATCCTGGTACCTCTGCTTCCTCATCGTCTTTGTCCTGCCGCTGGATGTCAGCACG ACCATCTACAAGCAATGTCTGTTGGATAACACACATCATCCTTCCCCTGTTTCGCCAACAAGAATCTCTTATTTGATGGAAAATGGCTCCACTCTTTCCCCAACTGAGAG tgcaccaagtgtgtgtgaaaaGCCATGGAGTTACATACCAGAGGGTGTGCTACCTGTCTTCTGGAGAGTTGTGTATTGGACCTCTCAGTTTCTCACCTG GTTGCTGCTGCCCTTCATGCAGTCGTACGCGCGGTCGGGCGCGTTCTCCCTGGTGGGAAAGGTGAAAGCCGCAATTGTTGAGAATGCTATCTACTATGGCACCTACCTGCTCATCTTCATCTTTTTGGTCATCTACGTCGTTGCGCACCCAAAGTGGCGACTCACATG GACTGAGTTTCAGACCATCTGCATCACAGCTGCCAACACGTGGGGCCTTTTTCTGCTGGTGCTGTTGCTGGGCTATGGCCTGGTAGAAATTCCACGTTCCTACTGGCTGTCATCCTGCCACACCCACTTATTGGCCAAGACTTACTTCAAGGTAGCAAAGATGGCCTGTGAAAAGGTGTCGGCTGAGGAGAACTTGGCCGATGTCATGGAG GAGGTGTCAGTCATCAATGTGTCAGTCAAGTACAACCACTCGCTCAGGGAGTGTGTGGATACCATTTTGACCAAG gTGATCGCTGCTGTGCAGCGGTGCCGTCAGACTCGCGTTCAGTGGTCCATGTTGTTGGAGCGGATTTTCCATCTTGAAGATGCCGCTAAGAGCCGCGGCAACCCCATGTGCCACTTTGTGCGCAGCTTCACTGCCACAGAGCGAGACGGCTGCATCCGAAGGTTTCTTTACACACCTAAAGTAG aGTGGTACTGGGAGTGTGTGTTCCGTCAGGTGGTCTACAAGCTGCTGGCATTTctgctcttcttcctctctGTGGCGGTGGTGTGGTCCGAGTGCACCTTCTTCAGCATGCGTCCCGTTCTCTCCCTCTTCGCCATTATTGTCCGTATGACTGAACAGCAACGCTACTATGTTTGTACTGAG GCGGTGTGTTTCATCACCATCATCTTCCTGTGCGTTTGCGTTTACTCTACCGTGTTCCAGATCCGTGTATTCAACTACTACTACCTGGCGCCGCATCACCAGACAGACGCCTACAGCCTGCAGTTCAGCGGCAT GTTGTTTTGTCGCCTGACTCCTCCCCTGTGCCTCAACTTCCTGGGTCTGATCCACATGGATCCCGCCGTATCCCAACAGGACCGATTACACACGTCCTATACATCT ATAATGGGCTCCATGCATCTCCTGTCCTTCATATCCAACGGCTTCTACATCTACTACCCAGTGTTGGTATTGCTTCTCTGCTTTGCCACACTTTCCAA CCTTGGTTCTCGCTGTTTGAATCTGCTGGGCGTCCATCAATATGTCACCGATGACGACCTGAGCTTGGATCTAGTGGATGAGGGCAAGGAGCTTGTCAGGAGAG aaagaagaaaacgaCAGAAAAGTATCGATGCAGCAAATAGAAGATTT GCATGGAGAGAGCGATATGGAGGAACCCAAGGGGCCTCCGGTGGGAGCAGAACTGGTTACACTGAAATTAAAGACGAGCAGGAAACAGAAGTCAAGAAAAGCA tTATCTCTTTCAGTTGGCGCAAGTCAGACGAGCAGCAGAGGAGTTTACTGCACACCAGTGACGATGGATAA
- the LOC127602019 gene encoding G-protein coupled receptor-associated protein LMBRD2B-like isoform X1, translated as MSGVALGLVLASVFFLALALLHRYGDLKKQQPIVLLGTLASWYLCFLIVFVLPLDVSTTIYKQCLLDNTHHPSPVSPTRISYLMENGSTLSPTESAPSVCEKPWSYIPEGVLPVFWRVVYWTSQFLTWLLLPFMQSYARSGAFSLVGKVKAAIVENAIYYGTYLLIFIFLVIYVVAHPKWRLTWTEFQTICITAANTWGLFLLVLLLGYGLVEIPRSYWLSSCHTHLLAKTYFKVAKMACEKVSAEENLADVMEEVSVINVSVKYNHSLRECVDTILTKCPTEYQQEMGSDAEHSCNDQTVLPTKRGLVQLHKKVIAAVQRCRQTRVQWSMLLERIFHLEDAAKSRGNPMCHFVRSFTATERDGCIRRFLYTPKVEWYWECVFRQVVYKLLAFLLFFLSVAVVWSECTFFSMRPVLSLFAIIVRMTEQQRYYVCTEAVCFITIIFLCVCVYSTVFQIRVFNYYYLAPHHQTDAYSLQFSGMLFCRLTPPLCLNFLGLIHMDPAVSQQDRLHTSYTSIMGSMHLLSFISNGFYIYYPVLVLLLCFATLSNLGSRCLNLLGVHQYVTDDDLSLDLVDEGKELVRRERRKRQKSIDAANRRFAWRERYGGTQGASGGSRTGYTEIKDEQETEVKKSIISFSWRKSDEQQRSLLHTSDDG; from the exons ATGAGCGGCGTGGCGCTGGGCCTGGTGCTCGCATCTGTGTTCTTCCTGGCGCTTGCCCTTCTCCATCGCTATGGTGACCTGAAGAAGCAGCAGCCGATcgtcctgctggggactctgGCATCCTGGTACCTCTGCTTCCTCATCGTCTTTGTCCTGCCGCTGGATGTCAGCACG ACCATCTACAAGCAATGTCTGTTGGATAACACACATCATCCTTCCCCTGTTTCGCCAACAAGAATCTCTTATTTGATGGAAAATGGCTCCACTCTTTCCCCAACTGAGAG tgcaccaagtgtgtgtgaaaaGCCATGGAGTTACATACCAGAGGGTGTGCTACCTGTCTTCTGGAGAGTTGTGTATTGGACCTCTCAGTTTCTCACCTG GTTGCTGCTGCCCTTCATGCAGTCGTACGCGCGGTCGGGCGCGTTCTCCCTGGTGGGAAAGGTGAAAGCCGCAATTGTTGAGAATGCTATCTACTATGGCACCTACCTGCTCATCTTCATCTTTTTGGTCATCTACGTCGTTGCGCACCCAAAGTGGCGACTCACATG GACTGAGTTTCAGACCATCTGCATCACAGCTGCCAACACGTGGGGCCTTTTTCTGCTGGTGCTGTTGCTGGGCTATGGCCTGGTAGAAATTCCACGTTCCTACTGGCTGTCATCCTGCCACACCCACTTATTGGCCAAGACTTACTTCAAGGTAGCAAAGATGGCCTGTGAAAAGGTGTCGGCTGAGGAGAACTTGGCCGATGTCATGGAG GAGGTGTCAGTCATCAATGTGTCAGTCAAGTACAACCACTCGCTCAGGGAGTGTGTGGATACCATTTTGACCAAG TGTCCCACAGAGTACCAGCAGGAGATGGGCAGCGACGCGGAACATTCCTGTAACGATCAGACCGTCCTTCCAACCAAAAGAGGCCTCGTTCAGCTTCATAAAAAA gTGATCGCTGCTGTGCAGCGGTGCCGTCAGACTCGCGTTCAGTGGTCCATGTTGTTGGAGCGGATTTTCCATCTTGAAGATGCCGCTAAGAGCCGCGGCAACCCCATGTGCCACTTTGTGCGCAGCTTCACTGCCACAGAGCGAGACGGCTGCATCCGAAGGTTTCTTTACACACCTAAAGTAG aGTGGTACTGGGAGTGTGTGTTCCGTCAGGTGGTCTACAAGCTGCTGGCATTTctgctcttcttcctctctGTGGCGGTGGTGTGGTCCGAGTGCACCTTCTTCAGCATGCGTCCCGTTCTCTCCCTCTTCGCCATTATTGTCCGTATGACTGAACAGCAACGCTACTATGTTTGTACTGAG GCGGTGTGTTTCATCACCATCATCTTCCTGTGCGTTTGCGTTTACTCTACCGTGTTCCAGATCCGTGTATTCAACTACTACTACCTGGCGCCGCATCACCAGACAGACGCCTACAGCCTGCAGTTCAGCGGCAT GTTGTTTTGTCGCCTGACTCCTCCCCTGTGCCTCAACTTCCTGGGTCTGATCCACATGGATCCCGCCGTATCCCAACAGGACCGATTACACACGTCCTATACATCT ATAATGGGCTCCATGCATCTCCTGTCCTTCATATCCAACGGCTTCTACATCTACTACCCAGTGTTGGTATTGCTTCTCTGCTTTGCCACACTTTCCAA CCTTGGTTCTCGCTGTTTGAATCTGCTGGGCGTCCATCAATATGTCACCGATGACGACCTGAGCTTGGATCTAGTGGATGAGGGCAAGGAGCTTGTCAGGAGAG aaagaagaaaacgaCAGAAAAGTATCGATGCAGCAAATAGAAGATTT GCATGGAGAGAGCGATATGGAGGAACCCAAGGGGCCTCCGGTGGGAGCAGAACTGGTTACACTGAAATTAAAGACGAGCAGGAAACAGAAGTCAAGAAAAGCA tTATCTCTTTCAGTTGGCGCAAGTCAGACGAGCAGCAGAGGAGTTTACTGCACACCAGTGACGATGGATAA
- the LOC127602019 gene encoding G-protein coupled receptor-associated protein LMBRD2B-like isoform X2, with protein sequence MSGVALGLVLASVFFLALALLHRYGDLKKQQPIVLLGTLASWYLCFLIVFVLPLDVSTTIYKQCLLDNTHHPSPVSPTRISYLMENGSTLSPTESAPSVCEKPWSYIPEGVLPVFWRVVYWTSQFLTWLLLPFMQSYARSGAFSLVGKVKAAIVENAIYYGTYLLIFIFLVIYVVAHPKWRLTWTEFQTICITAANTWGLFLLVLLLGYGLVEIPRSYWLSSCHTHLLAKTYFKVAKMACEKVSAEENLADVMEEVSVINVSVKYNHSLRECVDTILTKCPTEYQQEMGSDAEHSCNDQTVLPTKRGLVQLHKKVIAAVQRCRQTRVQWSMLLERIFHLEDAAKSRGNPMCHFVRSFTATERDGCIRRFLYTPKVEWYWECVFRQVVYKLLAFLLFFLSVAVVWSECTFFSMRPVLSLFAIIAVCFITIIFLCVCVYSTVFQIRVFNYYYLAPHHQTDAYSLQFSGMLFCRLTPPLCLNFLGLIHMDPAVSQQDRLHTSYTSIMGSMHLLSFISNGFYIYYPVLVLLLCFATLSNLGSRCLNLLGVHQYVTDDDLSLDLVDEGKELVRRERRKRQKSIDAANRRFAWRERYGGTQGASGGSRTGYTEIKDEQETEVKKSIISFSWRKSDEQQRSLLHTSDDG encoded by the exons ATGAGCGGCGTGGCGCTGGGCCTGGTGCTCGCATCTGTGTTCTTCCTGGCGCTTGCCCTTCTCCATCGCTATGGTGACCTGAAGAAGCAGCAGCCGATcgtcctgctggggactctgGCATCCTGGTACCTCTGCTTCCTCATCGTCTTTGTCCTGCCGCTGGATGTCAGCACG ACCATCTACAAGCAATGTCTGTTGGATAACACACATCATCCTTCCCCTGTTTCGCCAACAAGAATCTCTTATTTGATGGAAAATGGCTCCACTCTTTCCCCAACTGAGAG tgcaccaagtgtgtgtgaaaaGCCATGGAGTTACATACCAGAGGGTGTGCTACCTGTCTTCTGGAGAGTTGTGTATTGGACCTCTCAGTTTCTCACCTG GTTGCTGCTGCCCTTCATGCAGTCGTACGCGCGGTCGGGCGCGTTCTCCCTGGTGGGAAAGGTGAAAGCCGCAATTGTTGAGAATGCTATCTACTATGGCACCTACCTGCTCATCTTCATCTTTTTGGTCATCTACGTCGTTGCGCACCCAAAGTGGCGACTCACATG GACTGAGTTTCAGACCATCTGCATCACAGCTGCCAACACGTGGGGCCTTTTTCTGCTGGTGCTGTTGCTGGGCTATGGCCTGGTAGAAATTCCACGTTCCTACTGGCTGTCATCCTGCCACACCCACTTATTGGCCAAGACTTACTTCAAGGTAGCAAAGATGGCCTGTGAAAAGGTGTCGGCTGAGGAGAACTTGGCCGATGTCATGGAG GAGGTGTCAGTCATCAATGTGTCAGTCAAGTACAACCACTCGCTCAGGGAGTGTGTGGATACCATTTTGACCAAG TGTCCCACAGAGTACCAGCAGGAGATGGGCAGCGACGCGGAACATTCCTGTAACGATCAGACCGTCCTTCCAACCAAAAGAGGCCTCGTTCAGCTTCATAAAAAA gTGATCGCTGCTGTGCAGCGGTGCCGTCAGACTCGCGTTCAGTGGTCCATGTTGTTGGAGCGGATTTTCCATCTTGAAGATGCCGCTAAGAGCCGCGGCAACCCCATGTGCCACTTTGTGCGCAGCTTCACTGCCACAGAGCGAGACGGCTGCATCCGAAGGTTTCTTTACACACCTAAAGTAG aGTGGTACTGGGAGTGTGTGTTCCGTCAGGTGGTCTACAAGCTGCTGGCATTTctgctcttcttcctctctGTGGCGGTGGTGTGGTCCGAGTGCACCTTCTTCAGCATGCGTCCCGTTCTCTCCCTCTTCGCCATTATT GCGGTGTGTTTCATCACCATCATCTTCCTGTGCGTTTGCGTTTACTCTACCGTGTTCCAGATCCGTGTATTCAACTACTACTACCTGGCGCCGCATCACCAGACAGACGCCTACAGCCTGCAGTTCAGCGGCAT GTTGTTTTGTCGCCTGACTCCTCCCCTGTGCCTCAACTTCCTGGGTCTGATCCACATGGATCCCGCCGTATCCCAACAGGACCGATTACACACGTCCTATACATCT ATAATGGGCTCCATGCATCTCCTGTCCTTCATATCCAACGGCTTCTACATCTACTACCCAGTGTTGGTATTGCTTCTCTGCTTTGCCACACTTTCCAA CCTTGGTTCTCGCTGTTTGAATCTGCTGGGCGTCCATCAATATGTCACCGATGACGACCTGAGCTTGGATCTAGTGGATGAGGGCAAGGAGCTTGTCAGGAGAG aaagaagaaaacgaCAGAAAAGTATCGATGCAGCAAATAGAAGATTT GCATGGAGAGAGCGATATGGAGGAACCCAAGGGGCCTCCGGTGGGAGCAGAACTGGTTACACTGAAATTAAAGACGAGCAGGAAACAGAAGTCAAGAAAAGCA tTATCTCTTTCAGTTGGCGCAAGTCAGACGAGCAGCAGAGGAGTTTACTGCACACCAGTGACGATGGATAA